In one window of Methanoculleus chikugoensis DNA:
- a CDS encoding NifB/NifX family molybdenum-iron cluster-binding protein yields the protein MRIAIAQDGNRVSEHFGHCEGYAIFDVEDSIIYRRDDLPNPGHEPGRLPVFLAGHGVNLIIAGGMGPRAVQLFNGSGIQVLLGISGNTDYVAQDYIAGRLSPGKSSCNHEEGDECRGHH from the coding sequence ATGAGGATAGCAATCGCACAGGACGGAAACAGGGTATCCGAACACTTCGGGCACTGTGAGGGTTACGCAATATTCGACGTCGAAGACTCGATCATCTACAGGAGAGACGATCTCCCGAACCCCGGCCACGAACCCGGCCGCCTCCCGGTCTTTCTCGCGGGGCACGGGGTCAACCTGATCATCGCGGGCGGAATGGGGCCGCGGGCCGTTCAACTCTTTAACGGGAGCGGCATCCAGGTTCTCCTCGGCATCAGCGGGAACACCGATTACGTCGCACAGGACTATATCGCCGGCCGTCTCTCTCCGGGGAAGAGTTCCTGCAACCACGAGGAAGGCGACGAGTGCCGCGGACACCACTGA
- a CDS encoding ATP-binding protein, with protein MIRLAVVSGKGGTGKTMVAAALADISGMPQVLADCDVDAANLEFLFHPRRLTTEEFRGLAAARIDPERCRDCGICADHCRFGAIVRNDAWEVDALHCEGCAVCTYVCPVGAVSMKPRLCGEIYTSATDRGNLAHARLFPGSGNSGLLVTEVKKRAMRLADGADLLLADGPPGIGCPLIASISGMDAVLIVTEPGVSALHDLERLVTVCRRFGVRIFAAINRFDLAGDICARIEGYCEREEIVVAGKIPFDTSVVDAVRNGRPVTQGDSAAGDALRALKNTLFAELGLS; from the coding sequence GTGATCCGGCTTGCGGTCGTGAGCGGCAAGGGCGGCACCGGGAAGACGATGGTGGCGGCGGCGCTCGCGGATATCAGCGGAATGCCGCAGGTTCTTGCCGACTGCGACGTGGATGCCGCAAACCTGGAGTTCCTCTTCCATCCCCGGCGGCTTACGACGGAGGAGTTCCGGGGGCTCGCGGCGGCCCGGATCGACCCGGAGCGGTGCCGCGACTGCGGCATCTGCGCCGACCACTGCCGGTTCGGGGCCATCGTGCGCAACGACGCCTGGGAGGTGGACGCGCTGCACTGCGAAGGCTGCGCCGTCTGCACGTACGTCTGCCCCGTGGGAGCGGTCTCGATGAAACCCCGCCTCTGCGGTGAGATCTACACCTCGGCGACCGACCGGGGCAACCTCGCCCATGCCCGGCTCTTCCCGGGCTCCGGGAACTCGGGATTGCTCGTCACCGAGGTGAAGAAGCGGGCGATGCGTCTTGCGGACGGCGCCGACCTGCTGCTCGCCGACGGCCCGCCGGGGATAGGCTGCCCGCTGATCGCGTCGATCAGCGGTATGGACGCGGTTCTCATCGTCACGGAGCCGGGGGTCTCGGCGCTCCACGACCTCGAACGGCTCGTGACCGTCTGCCGCCGGTTCGGCGTCCGGATCTTCGCCGCGATCAACCGGTTCGACCTCGCCGGGGATATCTGCGCCCGGATCGAGGGTTACTGCGAGAGGGAAGAGATCGTGGTGGCGGGAAAGATCCCGTTCGATACGTCGGTGGTCGACGCCGTCCGGAACGGCCGCCCCGTGACCCAGGGCGACTCGGCGGCGGGGGATGCACTCCGGGCACTCAAAAATACTCTCTTCGCCGAACTCGGGCTCTCCTGA
- a CDS encoding NifB/NifX family molybdenum-iron cluster-binding protein, which yields MIIVGITARAAGTDAPVEQRFGRAPYFVFVDTETGNAESVENPLVDAAGGVGPRAVQIFSEHGATAIITGQVGGNAAKALEAGGIKAYAYRGSGSVADALAEYTAGNLQPLPLA from the coding sequence ATGATAATAGTCGGTATCACGGCACGTGCAGCAGGCACGGACGCACCGGTCGAGCAGCGGTTCGGCCGGGCACCTTACTTCGTCTTCGTCGACACGGAGACGGGGAACGCGGAATCGGTTGAAAATCCCCTCGTCGACGCTGCGGGCGGGGTCGGCCCCCGGGCGGTCCAGATCTTCTCGGAGCACGGCGCGACGGCGATCATCACCGGCCAGGTCGGCGGGAACGCTGCAAAAGCGCTCGAAGCGGGCGGGATCAAGGCCTACGCCTACCGCGGAAGCGGCAGCGTGGCCGATGCCCTCGCGGAGTATACCGCCGGGAACCTGCAGCCGCTCCCCCTTGCGTGA
- a CDS encoding CxxC-x17-CxxC domain-containing protein translates to MSNPMDYNRGNRNFGGPRNFGGPREMTKTICSDCGKECEVPFKPTEGRPVYCQDCLPKHRKPRF, encoded by the coding sequence ATGAGCAATCCAATGGATTATAATAGAGGAAACAGAAATTTTGGCGGTCCCAGAAACTTCGGCGGCCCCCGTGAAATGACAAAGACCATCTGTTCGGACTGCGGCAAAGAGTGCGAAGTCCCCTTCAAGCCGACCGAAGGCAGACCCGTGTATTGCCAGGACTGCCTCCCGAAGCACAGAAAACCCCGGTTCTAA
- a CDS encoding cation-translocating P-type ATPase, giving the protein MPSPAEATSDVDPGSLSGLSNEQVVSKLREEGYNELPPSDKRGLPEILLGVIREPMFILLVAGGLIYVALGDIREALMLLSFVFVVIGITVYQEQKTERALEALRDLSSPRALVIREGEQKRIPGREVVSRDILVVSEGDRVPADAVLISANNLLVDESLLTGESVPARKVPWHDGVTIGRPGGEDQPMVYSGTLVVQGQGLAEVRSTGPRTEMGKIGTVLTSVERSKTRLKGEIDRLVRDIALLGLGLVAVIVVVYGLTRFNWTGGFLAGITLAMAILPEELPVVLTIFLALGAWRIAGRNVLTRQAPAIETLGSATVLCVDKTGTLTQNRMTVRRLFAHGRECEYDRAGKSVMPEFCHELVEFGILACKRDPFDPMEKALRQLTEDLARTEHIHEDWDLLQEYPLSQELLAMSNVWRSREGGGYVVAAKGAPEAIADLCHLNDREKEELQENVNTMAAGGLRVLGVARATLPPATLPEIQHAFSFTFLGLVGFADPVRQKVPEALRECYLAGVRVIMITGDYPLTAQKIADQIGLTGVEEYITGPELEAMSDEELSRRIASVNIFARVVPEQKLRIVKALKARGETVAMTGDGVNDAPALKAADIGIAMGERGTDVAREASSLVLLDDNFTSIVAAIRMGRRIFDNLKKAIAYIFSIHIPIAGMSLLPVLFGWPLVLLPVHIVFLELIIDPACSVVFESEPEEADVMKKAPRNAKEGLLTRKMVTVSALQGAVVLAIVVLVYFGALMRNIGESGARTLAFSSIVIANLSLILTNRSWSETFLTTIRRPNRAFWLVLGGALLFLTLVLTVPALLDLFHFSPLDPADIGLSFGAGVFSVLWFEIYKAWTKRAHSAGRRTIG; this is encoded by the coding sequence ATGCCGTCACCCGCGGAGGCTACGTCGGATGTTGACCCCGGTTCATTGTCAGGCCTCTCGAACGAACAGGTGGTTTCAAAGCTCAGGGAAGAAGGCTACAATGAGCTCCCTCCCTCAGACAAACGGGGTCTCCCGGAGATACTACTGGGAGTCATACGCGAACCCATGTTCATCCTCCTCGTCGCGGGCGGCCTGATCTATGTTGCCCTGGGAGATATCCGGGAAGCCCTGATGCTCCTGAGTTTCGTCTTCGTGGTCATCGGCATCACCGTGTATCAGGAGCAGAAGACCGAACGGGCGCTCGAGGCACTCAGAGACCTTTCGAGTCCACGTGCCCTCGTCATCAGAGAGGGGGAGCAAAAACGCATCCCCGGTCGGGAGGTCGTATCACGCGACATACTGGTAGTATCCGAGGGTGACCGTGTCCCGGCAGACGCCGTGCTCATCAGCGCGAACAACCTCCTGGTCGATGAATCCCTGCTCACCGGCGAATCGGTGCCTGCCCGCAAGGTACCGTGGCACGATGGGGTGACGATAGGGCGGCCCGGCGGCGAAGACCAGCCGATGGTCTATTCGGGCACGCTCGTGGTGCAGGGCCAGGGGCTGGCCGAGGTCAGGTCGACCGGTCCCAGGACCGAGATGGGGAAGATCGGGACGGTTTTAACCTCGGTCGAGCGGAGCAAGACGAGACTAAAAGGTGAGATCGACCGCCTTGTTCGGGATATCGCCCTCCTCGGCCTCGGCCTCGTCGCGGTCATCGTTGTCGTCTACGGACTGACGCGGTTTAACTGGACCGGGGGATTCCTCGCCGGCATCACGCTCGCGATGGCGATCCTTCCCGAGGAACTGCCCGTCGTCCTGACCATCTTTCTTGCCCTGGGGGCCTGGAGGATCGCGGGCCGCAATGTGCTCACCCGGCAGGCCCCGGCTATTGAGACCCTGGGCTCGGCGACGGTGCTCTGCGTCGACAAGACCGGGACCCTGACGCAGAACAGGATGACCGTCAGGAGACTCTTCGCCCATGGCCGGGAATGTGAGTATGACCGGGCCGGGAAGTCGGTCATGCCCGAATTTTGCCACGAATTGGTCGAGTTCGGCATCCTTGCCTGCAAACGGGACCCCTTTGACCCGATGGAAAAAGCGCTCAGGCAGCTCACCGAAGACCTCGCCCGGACCGAGCACATCCACGAAGACTGGGACCTCCTGCAGGAGTACCCCCTCTCGCAGGAACTGCTGGCGATGTCGAACGTCTGGCGGTCGCGGGAGGGGGGCGGGTACGTCGTCGCCGCAAAAGGGGCGCCGGAAGCGATCGCCGACCTCTGCCACCTCAATGACCGGGAAAAGGAGGAACTGCAGGAGAACGTCAATACGATGGCAGCGGGCGGACTCCGCGTGCTCGGCGTTGCCCGTGCAACGCTGCCCCCGGCCACCCTTCCCGAGATCCAGCATGCGTTTTCCTTCACATTTCTGGGTCTCGTGGGGTTTGCCGATCCGGTCAGGCAAAAGGTCCCGGAAGCGCTCCGGGAGTGTTACCTGGCCGGGGTCCGCGTGATCATGATCACCGGCGACTACCCGCTTACCGCGCAGAAGATTGCCGACCAGATCGGTCTGACCGGGGTGGAGGAGTATATCACCGGCCCCGAACTTGAGGCGATGAGCGACGAAGAACTCAGCCGGCGCATTGCCAGCGTCAATATCTTTGCACGCGTTGTGCCGGAACAGAAACTGAGAATCGTCAAGGCCCTCAAAGCCCGCGGCGAGACCGTCGCGATGACGGGGGACGGTGTGAACGACGCCCCCGCATTGAAGGCAGCAGATATCGGGATTGCGATGGGCGAGCGGGGCACTGATGTGGCGCGAGAGGCATCATCCCTCGTCCTGCTCGACGACAACTTTACGTCCATTGTTGCGGCAATCCGCATGGGCCGGCGGATCTTCGACAACCTGAAAAAAGCCATTGCCTACATCTTCTCCATTCACATCCCCATCGCGGGCATGTCGCTTCTCCCGGTGCTCTTCGGATGGCCGCTCGTTCTTCTGCCCGTTCATATCGTGTTTCTGGAACTTATCATCGACCCCGCATGCTCGGTGGTCTTCGAATCGGAGCCCGAAGAGGCCGACGTCATGAAAAAGGCGCCACGGAACGCGAAAGAAGGACTGCTCACCCGGAAGATGGTGACGGTGAGCGCTCTCCAGGGGGCCGTGGTGTTGGCCATCGTTGTTCTGGTTTACTTCGGCGCCCTCATGCGAAACATCGGTGAATCGGGGGCCCGGACTCTGGCGTTCTCCTCTATCGTGATCGCAAACCTCAGCCTGATCCTGACGAACCGTTCCTGGTCCGAAACCTTCCTCACCACAATAAGGAGACCAAATCGGGCTTTCTGGCTGGTCCTGGGTGGAGCGCTCCTCTTCTTAACCCTGGTGCTCACCGTACCGGCGCTGTTGGACCTCTTCCACTTCAGCCCCCTTGATCCTGCCGATATCGGGCTTTCGTTCGGGGCGGGAGTTTTCAGTGTCCTGTGGTTCGAGATATATAAAGCGTGGACGAAACGGGCGCACTCTGCGGGCCGCCGGACTATCGGATAA
- a CDS encoding P-loop NTPase, producing MKIAIASGKGGTGKSTVAANLACMLSRTREVALVDCDVEEPNLHLFFPGSAVDVPVTTPVPEIDPARCTLCGECGKFCRFGALSVLKDRVLVFPHLCRSCGGCSLVCPQGAVREVSRTIGRVACSCPVPRLTLVSGILNEGEVQAPAVIRAAKMLAQGHLLILYDASPGIACPVIETLEGSDACILVTESTPFGLHDLRLAAEVVDRIGIPAGVVINRSDGRDEETLDFCRERGLPVIMTIPFSREIAAVQNRGGLIAALLPGWEERFAGLFEAMAKIAGVSP from the coding sequence ATGAAGATCGCGATTGCAAGCGGGAAAGGCGGCACCGGGAAGAGCACGGTGGCGGCGAATCTCGCCTGCATGCTCTCCCGCACCCGCGAGGTGGCGCTCGTCGACTGCGACGTCGAGGAGCCGAACCTCCACCTCTTCTTCCCGGGCTCTGCCGTGGACGTGCCGGTGACGACCCCGGTTCCGGAGATCGACCCGGCCCGCTGCACCCTCTGCGGGGAGTGCGGGAAGTTCTGCCGGTTCGGGGCGCTCTCGGTCTTAAAAGATCGCGTCCTCGTCTTCCCGCACCTCTGCCGCTCGTGCGGGGGCTGCTCTCTCGTTTGCCCGCAGGGAGCCGTCCGTGAGGTTTCGCGCACCATCGGCCGGGTCGCGTGCTCCTGCCCGGTCCCCCGTCTCACCCTGGTGAGCGGGATCCTGAACGAGGGGGAGGTGCAGGCACCGGCGGTCATCCGGGCGGCAAAGATGCTCGCACAAGGGCATCTCCTCATCCTCTACGACGCCTCTCCGGGGATCGCCTGCCCGGTGATCGAGACGCTGGAGGGGAGCGATGCCTGCATCCTGGTGACGGAATCGACCCCGTTCGGGCTGCACGACCTCCGCCTCGCGGCCGAGGTGGTGGACCGGATCGGCATCCCTGCCGGCGTCGTGATCAACCGCAGCGACGGCCGGGATGAGGAGACTCTCGACTTCTGCCGGGAGCGCGGGCTCCCCGTCATCATGACCATCCCGTTCTCGCGGGAGATCGCCGCCGTCCAGAACCGGGGCGGGCTCATCGCCGCGCTTCTTCCCGGGTGGGAGGAGCGGTTCGCCGGCCTCTTTGAAGCGATGGCGAAGATTGCGGGGGTGAGCCCGTGA